The DNA window GAATAACATTTCCGGAATTATAAATTTAATCCATCAAACAAACACACCCCTatgtttaaatttcaaaataaggCATAAGATATGCCAATTTTAAGCTTGGACTCGGATAGGAGGATTTTTTCAAACCGCGGATATGAGGACAAGTACTATAGTATgcctatttttataaaaaaaaaaatacaaagataaattgaaataaataattttatatacatgACGTTTGTTGTTCACGGAAGTACAAAACTCGTGCCTATAATTTTttcgcatataaaaatatttgaatctttAGTATAATTTTTCTCGTATATAAATAGTCATTTTGTATttgcaataattataaaaatatttgttccccgctaataaaaataatattatttataaaaatatttgaatcaataatatattttttttatctctataaaaatatttagatcaaaaatatatttgttaattgtaaatattattctttaaaaaaatcaaatgaataaagattaaaaaatagactaaaaaaatagaataacacTTACTTTCACCATTACTTTATTCTAAAGTTTATATTGATATaggataattataaaattatttaataaaattataacttaattttaaaatgagaatgaaaGTCTAATTGAAAATCAAGTctgttttatttaatataaatgaaaatcaaatcaaaagttaataattataaattattaaaaaaaattaaatcaaatcaaatcaaatcaattcatttttatttaatataaatgaaaataaaataaaaatttaataattataatttattgaaaaaaaattaaaatttatatggaTTTATTCTAAGAAAGTTTCTCGCACATCATCATTATCTATGTCACCCTTATATTGACATACAaaattcaaagacaagaaaattaCTTAGAAAGTTTCTAACACATCATCATTATCTATGTCACCCTTATATTGACATACAAAATTCAAAGACAAGGAAATTACTCCTTAATCTAAAATTGAACGCAGTGGTTGTTGAGTAGTTTAATTTAACAATAACATGTCGCAAATTTCGAACCCCTGATTCTATCACCATTGATCCATCGCTTCTAACATAGAagtgcttataaaaataaaagaatgtaacAACACTTTAGTGATAGTgttgaaaagaaaatattaaagtgGAGGTTGGTTTTGGTTCTATACTgctattaaattgattttattaagTTTATATAAAACTaagattttatatatatatatatatatatatatatatatatatatatatatatatatatatatatatatatatatatatatatatatatatatatatatatatataacataaacCTGTGTAACATGGTGAAATCTAGGGTGAACTATCACTTAAATGGTTCATGGTGAATCATCAAAAAGAGCTATTagattagaaaatttctttggccacctccctatgggggtcatcccagcgaaaattccaaaatacccctgcttcggaagttcatttccgaaagcgtctttttttgaaaaaatttacatacttcggaagtgcacttccgaaatactgcgatttctgcagatttatcaaaacattCCCTCTctcccaatcatttaccctaaatcaaaacaaaaagtggcaaaggcgaaaatttgtgcaaacagaattccaaagctgcatcaacgctccaatcacactgctaaacaacattcaaaagccttcaatcctaacactttgtaagttttgaaatttttagatctattattgaaatgcatgttatttagggttttaattgcataaatgatatatggttaggttgttagtagtatttaggttgtttagatgcattttgatttggtttgaagtttggtttaggggtctgtcatggaagttgcagaaaactccatcgcaggggtgtttcggaagttcatttccgaaaacacctccatcctagttttcggaaatgaacttccgaaatgtatcagaagttcaaatttttttgttttttattttgtctatgcatattaatcgttttcaattgtttacaggaacatgtcaggcaaccaaccagcacgcaggactgcgtcttctaaagagggcgctaagggaagaaagggttcttcaaagaaggagtgaaagaggtgaaggaggtgaaggaggtgaaggaggtgaaggagaagaagaagcttttgactggttctgcttctcgtcctctggggtccatggctcggacgtgcaggctcagccttcaggcgtgatcaacgctgatggttctgatactgagtgggatgaggattggtataattatcttcattaggaggagttcgctcgtcgggaagaataacgtgtttttattttgtttgatgtgtattttgtaacgctcgtcgggcagaataacatgtttttgttttgtttgacgtgttttgttttgttttgttctgatttcggattgtatcgcacagtgtttttgtattggatttatcatgttagtttttggaagtggtaaccggggtcggaacatatgacggaggaggtggatgttcggaggaagaagaaccggaggtacgtccaccgcgagacaaaggagccaatcaatgtaagctatagtttatcattatcatctggggacgtcatttctaaaaaatcaagattaaaaataataagatttttttcccaattttttgtaatgacgtcccctgatgataatgataaactatagcttacattgattggctcctttgtctcgcggtggacgtacctccggttcttcttcctccggacatccacctcctccgtcatatgttccggccccggttacacctcctccgtcatttgttacttacagtagtacgtatttttattaaaagaataaaaaaaaccttttgaaattttgaagcctttttttctccccaccactctctcatccccacctacccgtgttcaacaatatgtaactttaattttatgtaatattatcgttgtaatcttcacccgattaaataaagcgaattgttgttgtttttcattttattctgtccagacatattttcggaggttcatttccgaattctccaaggggggtgcgttcggagatgaacttccgaaacaccacattttctgaaaagtaactttatttcggagatgcatctccgaaatcaatattttatattaaaaaaaacacgttttcggagatacatttccgaaaataccttttttaagaaaaaaagtacagtttcggaaatgaacttccgaaacaaggggtattgtggtaaattcaccaggggtgggcaagaaggttaggaggtgggtgaagaaattttcttagaTTATAGAGTTATATAGGATATTATAGTATACCAATCACACAGAATCACTTTTTCTTTCTGCATTATTTCTTTCTTTCGTGCTCCCAACCACCACCACGTGTCTCTAAATCATCTTCTTCCAAATTACAAAAATTTAATCATCTCTTTCTTCTTTGTGTCTCTATTTTCCTCATTTTTAGaaatcttcaaaataaaattccTTGAAAGTTTGTCTTGGAACAATTTGGATTAAAGTTTCTAAAAAGTTAAATGAAGCCAATCACTTCAAAAATGTTTCACTCATACCTACCCGTACCCATTTTAAAAGAATTATTGcttttgttatttaaattttaaagaaattgaatattttattattgtgAGTACAGTTGGATTTTACTGAATTATACATTTGAAGTGAGGTTTTGTTTCGGAATACAATTGAAGCATACTTGGCATAACACAACATGAAAGACAAAGCCGGAGACCGGAGCCATGGCTTGGCTAGGTTAAAATTATGATAAGGTAGTCATCAATGTTTAAAAGGCAGTTGCAATTGTGTGATATTGTATGGTTAGCAAAGAGAGAAAATGTTGGAGATAAAAATAGGAGAGATTAAATCTAGTATGTGAAGGTATAATAAAATAATGTGGACCTTTTTTAATCTCACCGTAAATTTGAATGCACACAGGTGAGGGACTCAATTGAGCCTTCATCCTAGAAGTCACCGTGTAACAATGTTAAAATCGGAGTTTTAATAATTTCTAGCCATTGTTATTGATAGTACACAATGAATTAATTCCACTGAGTAATTGGTACTATAGCAACATAATTATTAAGATAGATATTAAATGTATAttccataatatttttttatgaacttTAGAACTTCACCAATATGGTCTGTCTAATCATCTCATGTGCATTGAACTCAACTGCCAAAATAGTTGATTGTGAATGTGAAGCTTatccaatttaaaaaaaaaatgaatgaaatcactaaaaggatgaaagaaaactacgaattaaaaatatgaatataaGATGTTCAAAtatttctcttttaatatattggTTGAGGAGCAAGGATAAGTATAGGTTCaaggaatttaattttgattcaTCTATTTCAGCTGGTCAAGTTGATCAAGTTGTTTATCTATAAAATCCATTCAAAATCTGTAACCATACTCAGTGGCTACAATTTATTGCACCCTAGTGCTCTAAACCAAAACCGTAATCCAGCTTTACAAAGAAATCTAATATAAATCTTGATCAAAGCCTTAAATCAAAATACTAAACCCAATCAATCTTCTCTTGCCAAAAGCTCTCCAAAATCTTTAAAGCTATATCCCTAGCACCAGTATTATCATTGCACTGTAAAATTGCAATCTTCTCCATCCCTCCAAACTCCTCAACCATTCCCTTGCGAGCTTGAtctgaatttaaaatatttttcaattcatTTAAGAAAATACACAATCATTGGATCTGCACAAGTCAAGAGGTCACAAAGTGAGGGAATACGTCCTCCATTCACCAAGGACCTAATGCAAAAAGAGAGATAAATAGGTCAGTTTAAGGAAAGATTTGTTGGTAAAATGACGGCAGGTAGCATGCGTGTTAAAATAGTCATTGTAACCTTTAAACTTACAGAATTTGTTCTAGACTTCAATTATTCGTGATGAATAAAAAATCGGTATAATAAAACTGTTGATGAAGCACACCTAAGTATCATATGTTCCCATCATTTAAGCCTTTAATTTCCCTATGCCCAAATCTGCTGCCTTGTTGATTGGCATACCTTGACTTAGACACAAAGTAGAACACAAACCAAGTAACCATGAAGTAAACCTCCATGGTAGACTCAAACATCTTCGCCAAGACTCTCCCAAAAATTTGAGCCAAACCCAACCTCACAAGCGATCCACAAAGCACAACTTCTAAGCATTTAATCTGAATAGCCTAAAACAACATAGAAGACAACAAGTAATAGCCTTCATTCACAATCTACTTACTACCCCTTAAGAAATCCTCCAAAGCAACACAGAAATCGACAAAGAATATAAAAGTGACAAAATATCTATAAGAAACCAAGTAAACAAAACCCAAAAATTTCCTTCTCAAAACACATAACCCAAAGCGACATAACTGAAAAAGGCATTAATTTCAACCTAGAAAATAGCTTGAAAAACGAATGCTGATTATTAATTTCAGCAAAATACCATATCATCTAAAAATGAAATGCAGTGAGATGATATTGCTAATATCTACCTTCAAATCATTGCCAGAGTACCCCACTCTATGCATTACCAGTAACCACAGCCGATCAAGTAATAGAATtcttaccccccccccccccccccccccaaaaaaattcaaaagtcctAGTTGCATCATCAAGGCACGCTTAGCATATAAAAAGATCAATTTATGTGGCAAGATAAATAACTCAAAATTTACCATAAAGTAAAACTATCACCACATATATTTCCCTTGCTGATTTTGGTACGAAACTCACAAGAAGCAACGATATACTGGAAAAAAATTGCTTGCTTCTGTGCCTttcacaaataaaataaaaaaaacatggtTTCACTATTTAGGAGAAATACATATGAATGATGATAAACCAAAGAAAATCCAAACAAATTAAGTATTAACAATAATGGTAAGAAACCATACATTTTGCAATGATGACAGCAACATATATTGCCTTCTTTCTCTGCACAGAAACTCTTTATCTGAAGATTCACAGTATCGACTATTCGctgcaaaataaaatcaaatgccACTCTAAGAAATTTGATAAATAGATAATCTGTAAAAACGTACAGACAAATGAAAGATTGAAAACCAATAGACAAACGAAGTAAATCTAACCGAAACTAAATCAAACATTAAACGTAACAAATCATATCAGACTAAGGGCaactaaaacaaacaaaaatcaataagTAGCATTCAGATCTCGTTTAATTACTACAACACACATTCAAATATGCAAAAGTGACACATGCATTCAGCTTTGCACATCCGAGGTTCGAGACAACGCGGAAAATGTCGATATTAAACCTTGTTTGGAGTTATACCTGTGTAAAATAGAAATGAAAGATAACTAAACAGTAAGATTTTAAATGAATATGCAGTAAGAGAAGAATTTAAAATccacaaaacaaaatcaaaactaaaaaaaaataggtAATGAAATACAAATAAGTCAATTTACTTACATTCCTTCGTTCTAACAGAGAATTGGGTTTTAGGGTTTGCTTGAGGAAATTGGGTTTCACCATCAACATATGCATATGTaggtttgaaaagaaaaaaatggaacACAATCAATGAAATTAGCACAGGACATtggaaagaaaatgaaaaaatgatGTGATAAGAGGAAGAAATTTCGCGAAAGGATATCGTAGAAGATGAATGGCGTGAAAGCAAAAGCATATGAAATGGAGCATAGTTGAATGGGGTGAGAGAATGAGAGGTAGAGTTTATGAAATCAAATAGAAACCAAAAAGTTGGAAGAGGAAATGAAACGTTATATTGGGGTctaaattttcaaataaaatgaatctttcatcttgaaaacAAAATTAGCATTGATTAGCCGTGCAACAAAATTAATTGTTTGAGTCAATACTATCATTGGACTTGTTTTACCCCCGAAAAAACATGTGATTGACCAATTAGATAAAAAAAGAATTTCTGGCCTATTAGAGAAAGCCTGAACAtagagaatgaaaaaaaaaaaacttttttgaaaGATTATGCCATAACTTTCGTCCAATCAGAAAATGTATGGTGATTAGCATTAAATAGAATTGGGGCAACAATTTTAAGACAAAAATTAccctcaaaattcaaattttaggtGTAAATCAAAAATGGTACTTTAAAGATTTCCAGAGCATAttgttttcttatatgatagatttcaaaaattaaaacttgtaatttgatcaaaaaaaaaaataaaacttgtaacaaaaaatattatatttattattttgacaaatatttaaCTTGTATTTAtaagataaatttattttttatgagtttaatAAATAATAGAGCTTAATtgaaatattgtaaaaaaaatttacatcgTCAATTATTGTAGGAGTTACTAGGGGCATTGATACATAGTGTAATGAAAAAAAAACTTATGAAAGCTCCTTTCATAGAAAAATGCCAACAAtatttttagataattattttaaaaataaaaactttaaataaaaaatattatatttattattttgacaaatatttaatttgtatttataaGATAAACTTTTATGTGTTTAATAAATaatagaatttaattgaaataatgtaaaaaagttttacactgttaaTTATTGTTGGGGGAGTTACTAGGAACATTGATAAATAGTGTAATGGAAAAAAAAACTTATGGAAGCTACTTTCATAGAAAATGCCAACAATATTTTTAGgtaattatttcaaaaataaaaattttaaataaaaaaacattatatttataattttgacAAATATTTAACTTGTATTTAtaagataaatttatttttatgagtttaatAAATAATAGAATTTAATCAAAATAGTGTAAAGAAGTTTTCCAATGTCAATTGTTGGGGGAGTTATTAGAAGCATTGATACTAACATTGTCATTTGAAGATTTTGTCAATTTAAACCTTGTCAAGAAATGGCACACGCCACATGCTTATGTGGCATGCTTAGTGGTATTTTgttggtttttattattatttttaattccagCTAAGCTGACGTggctttattattttttattttgaattattttaaatgcTGTGTTGgtatttagtttattattattttaaattttgaaaatttaaaagatGTGGAATTCcaaaatttgaataaataaattgaaattaatttttgacatattataataagataatatataatatatattataaattaattttttcaataaaatgatatattttaatttatgatatattataataaacaaaaattaattttaaatatattgtatatatttggataaataatgtaaaattaatttttactatataattataaactaaaattagtttataacatataaatatatttgaataaataaattgaaattaatttttgacatattatACTAATTGTTTGACTGtatattaatttcatttttatagTTTGACATACAATACTAATTGTTTGACA is part of the Vicia villosa cultivar HV-30 ecotype Madison, WI linkage group LG2, Vvil1.0, whole genome shotgun sequence genome and encodes:
- the LOC131654074 gene encoding uncharacterized protein LOC131654074; protein product: MLLLSRHSSSTISFREISSSYHIIFSFSFQCPVLISLIVFHFFLFKPTYAYVDGETQFPQANPKTQFSVRTKESNSRYCESSDKEFLCRERRQYMLLSSLQNAIQIKCLEVVLCGSLVRLGLAQIFGRVLAKMFESTMEVYFMVTWFVFYFVSKSRYANQQGSRFGHREIKGLNDGNI